Proteins from a genomic interval of Streptomyces sp. NBC_01445:
- a CDS encoding TetR/AcrR family transcriptional regulator, which translates to MTAPKADPRAARTRARLRQALLDECAQRPLADVSVAALARRAGVGRATFYVHYSDLEALAVDACADVVREAVDALHAWRGTPDPASPPPALSDFFAGVVPHSGLYRTLLCPGGGGPLGRVLHQDLRARSRTERTLAGAPQPDLIASAVSATFAGVLADWLHGLIEATPDQITHQIWHLLVTLHSTRMP; encoded by the coding sequence GTGACAGCCCCCAAGGCAGACCCCCGGGCCGCGCGGACCCGAGCCCGGCTGCGCCAGGCCCTGCTCGACGAGTGCGCGCAGCGCCCACTGGCGGACGTCAGCGTCGCCGCGCTGGCACGCAGGGCCGGGGTCGGCCGCGCCACGTTCTACGTCCACTACAGCGACCTGGAGGCGCTGGCCGTCGACGCCTGCGCCGACGTGGTCCGCGAAGCAGTGGACGCCCTCCACGCCTGGCGCGGCACCCCGGACCCCGCGAGCCCGCCGCCCGCGCTGAGCGACTTCTTCGCCGGCGTCGTCCCGCACTCCGGCCTCTATCGGACGCTGCTGTGCCCGGGCGGTGGCGGCCCTCTCGGCCGCGTACTCCATCAGGATCTGCGCGCCCGCAGTCGCACCGAGCGCACCCTGGCCGGGGCACCACAGCCCGACCTGATCGCCTCGGCCGTGTCAGCGACCTTCGCCGGCGTGCTCGCCGACTGGCTGCATGGGCTCATCGAAGCCACCCCCGACCAGATCACCCACCAGATCTGGCACCTGCTCGTCACCCTGCACAGCACCCGCATGCCTTGA